From a region of the Hypanus sabinus isolate sHypSab1 chromosome 2, sHypSab1.hap1, whole genome shotgun sequence genome:
- the cpsf2 gene encoding cleavage and polyadenylation specificity factor subunit 2, whose translation MTSIIKLTAISGVQEESALCYLLQVDEFRFLLDCGWDESFSMDIIDALKKYVHLVDAILLSHPDPLHLGALPYAVGRLGLNCSIYATIPVYKMGQMFMYDLYQSRHNTEEFSLFTLDDVDAAFDKIQQLKYSQIVNLKGKGHGLSITPLPAGHMIGGTIWKIVKDGEEEIVYAVDFNHKREIHLNGCSLEMISRPSVLITDSFNATYVQPRRKQRDEQLLTNVLETLRGDGNVLIALDTAGRVLELAQLLDQIWRTKDAGLSVYSLALLNNVSYNVVEFSKSQVEWMSDKLMRCFEDKRNNPFQFRHLSLCHSLSDLARVPSPKVVLASQSDMECGFSRDLFIQWCQDPKNSVILTYRTSPGTLARYLIDNPHTKKMEIEIRRRVKLEGKELEEYLEKEKLKKEAAKKQEQEKERDVDSSDESDVEEDLDQPLTGKAKHDLMMKSESSRKGSFFKQAKKSYPMFPATEERVKWDEYGEIIRAEDFLVPELQATEEEKSKLDSGLTNGEEPMDQDLSDVPTKCVSATETIDIRARVTYIDYEGRSDGDSIKKIINQMKPRQLIIVHGPPESSQDLAESCKAIGGKDIKVYTPKLQETIDATSETHIYQVRLKDSLVSSLQFCKAKDAELAWIDGILDMRVSKVDTGVILEEGELREDEEGEMQVDAPSSGSDQVAAQQKAMKSLFDDDEKETNEDIDVIPTLEPLSPNEVPGHQAVFINEPRLSDFKQVLLREGIQAEFVGGVLVCNNMVAVRRTETGRIGLEGCLCEDYYKIRDLLYQQYAIV comes from the exons ATGACGTCTATCATAAAGCTGACCGCCATTTCTGGAGTACAGGAGGAATCTGCCCTCTGCTATTTGCTGCAGGTGGATGAATTCCGCTTTCTGCTTGATTGTGGCTGGGATGAAAGCTTCTCCATGGACATAATAGATGCCCTGAAAAA ATATGTTCATTTGGTTGATGCAATCCTACTTTCTCACCCTGATCCCCTACATCTGGGAGCACTCCCTTATGCTGTTGGAAGACTAGGTTTAAACTGCTCAATTTATGCCACTATTCCAGTTTACAAGATGGGGCAGATGTTTATGTATGATCTCTATCAA TCACGGCACAATACCGAAGAGTTCTCCCTATTTACTTTGGATGATGTGGATGCAGCATTTGACAAGATTCAGCAACTGAAATACTCTCAGATTGTCAACTTAAAAG GTAAAGGACATGGTCTATCCATAACTCCGTTACCTGCAGGTCACATGATTGGAGGAACAATTTGGAAAATTGTGAAagatggtgaagaggagattGTGTATGCAGTTGACTTTAACCATaagagagaaat CCATCTGAATGGATGTTCACTGGAAATGATTAGCCGGCCTTCAGTACTCATCACAGATTCTTTCAATGCCACCTATGTTCAACCTCGAAGGAAACAACGTGATGAACAATTGCTTA CCAATGTCCTGGAGACCTTGCGTGGCGATGGAAATGTGCTGATTGCTCTGGATACAGCTGGCAGAGTGCTGGAACTAGCTCAACTTTTGGACCAAATCTGGAGGACAAAGGATGCAGGGTTGAGCGTGTACTCTCTTGCTTTACTCAATAATGTTAGCTATAACGTGGTGGAGTTTTCAAAATCTCAG GTAGAATGGATGAGTGACAAGTTAATGAGATGCTTTGAAGACAAGCGAAACAACCCCTTTCAATTTCGACACCTTTCTTTGTGCCACAGTCTTTCGGATTTGGCTCGAGTGCCTAGTCCAAAAGTGGTGCTTGCTAGTCAGTCCGATATGGAGTGTGGATTTTCACGTGACCTTTTCATACAATGGTGTCAGGATCCAAAGAATTCTGTGATTCTCACGTACAGAACATCACCAGGTACACTGGCCAGATATTTGATAGACAATCCTCACACCAAAAAAATGGAAATAGAG ATTAGACGTCGTGTAAAATTGGAAGGGAAAGAATTAGAAGAGTATTTGgagaaagaaaagctcaagaaAGAGGCAGCTAAAAAACAGGAACAAGAGAAAGA ACGAGATGTTGACTCTAGTGACGAGAGTGACGTTGAAGAAGACTTGGACCAACCGCTGACTGGAAAAGCCAAACATGATCTCATGATGAAAAGTGAGAGTAGCCGCAAAGGAAGTTTCTTCAAACAAGCTAAAAAATCATATCCCATGTTCCCAGCCACAGAAGAGAGAGTGAAGTGGGATGAATATGGAGAAATAATACG AGCTGAGGACTTTTTAGTTCCAGAGCTGCAGGcaacagaagaagaaaaaagcaAACTTGATTCTGGTCTGACTAATGGAGAAGAACCTATGGATCAGGATCTATCTGATGTTCCAACCAAGTGTGTTTCAGCAACAGAAACCATAGATATCAG GGCAAGAGTGACGTATATTGATTACGAAGGACGTTCAGATGGTGACTCTATCAAAAAAATAATTAATCAAATGAAACCCCGTCAGTTAATTATTGTTCATGGGCCCCCAGAGTCCAGCCAAGACCTTGCTGAATCATGCAAAGCAATTGGTGGAAAGGACATTAAAGTTTATACACCAAAGCTTCAAGAAACAATAGATGCTACAAGTGAAACTCATATTTACCAG GTTAGACTGAAGGATTCTTTGGTCAGTTCTCTTCAGTTCTGCAAAGCAAAGGATGCAGAATTAGCTTGGATAGATGGTATCTTGGACATGCGGGTATCAAAAGTTGATACAGGGGTCATTCTGGAAGAGGGGGAGTTAAGAGAGGACGAAGAAGGGGAAATGCAGGTCGATGCTCCTTCATCAGGTTCAGATCAAGTTGCGGCTCAACAAAAGGCAATGAAGAGCCTTTTTGATGATGATGAAAAAGAGACCAATGAAGATATTGATGTAATTCCCACACTGGAACCACTGTCACCCAATGAG GTTCCTGGTCATCAAGCAGTCTTTATTAATGAGCCAAGATTATCTGATTTTAAACAAGTTCTTTTGCGGGAAGGTATCCAGGCAGAATTTGTTGGAGGTGTACTTGTCTGCAACAATATGGTAGCTGTTCGAAGA ACTGAGACAGGACGCATTGGATTGGAAGGATGCTTGTGTGAAGATTATTATAAAATAAGGGACCTTTTATATCAACAGTATGCAATTGTATAA